A stretch of the Narcine bancroftii isolate sNarBan1 chromosome 14, sNarBan1.hap1, whole genome shotgun sequence genome encodes the following:
- the LOC138749933 gene encoding uncharacterized protein isoform X2: protein MTAFNWLHCNSEKLSPAFSNVVAEPGNWSSCCNSTKGILTVLLRVWTPSDSTPTSSGVDAGLPPQLVVLKKNHGRDRNLQVGDSLTFQTMKSSSCVLPPLKSAGCQNQNPLHGNTHLLPENRPLSPSHKRSEESLVLATSRRAASRAEAGTLGFEE, encoded by the exons atgacagcatttaactggttacattgtaattcagaaaagctcagccctgctttctctaatgtagtggcagaaccaggtaactggaGCTCctgttgcaactcaacaaaaggcattttaacagtcttactgcgggtctggactcccagcgacagcaccccgacttcctcggGGGTCGACGCTGGCCTCCCCCCGCAGctcgttgttttaaaaaaaaatcacggaaGAGATCGAAATCTTCAGGTTGGAGATTCATTGACGTTTCAGACAATgaagtcgtcttcctgcgtgctccctccgttaaaatcagcaggctgccagaatcagaatccactacatgggaacacgcaccttcttccagagaacag gccactgtctcccagccacaagcggtcagaagaatcccttgtcctggcgacatcaaggagagcggcctcccggGCAGAAGCAGGAACGTTGGGCTTCGAGGAATAG
- the LOC138749933 gene encoding uncharacterized protein isoform X3 gives MAEPGNWSSCCNSTKGILTVLLRVWTPSDSTPTSSGVDAGLPPQLVVLKKNHGRDRNLQVGDSLTFQTMKSSSCVLPPLKSAGCQNQNPLHGNTHLLPENRPLSPSHKRSEESLVLATSRRAASRAEAGTLGFEE, from the exons tggcagaaccaggtaactggaGCTCctgttgcaactcaacaaaaggcattttaacagtcttactgcgggtctggactcccagcgacagcaccccgacttcctcggGGGTCGACGCTGGCCTCCCCCCGCAGctcgttgttttaaaaaaaaatcacggaaGAGATCGAAATCTTCAGGTTGGAGATTCATTGACGTTTCAGACAATgaagtcgtcttcctgcgtgctccctccgttaaaatcagcaggctgccagaatcagaatccactacatgggaacacgcaccttcttccagagaacag gccactgtctcccagccacaagcggtcagaagaatcccttgtcctggcgacatcaaggagagcggcctcccggGCAGAAGCAGGAACGTTGGGCTTCGAGGAATAG